The nucleotide window aGGAGACAAAGGACACTGCAGATGACGCggcggacaaggccaaggagcccACAGACGATGCCCAGGATGCTGGCAAGGACATTACAgacaagggcgacgacgccggcaaggacATCACGGACAAGGCCGAGGATGCGGGCAAGGATGCGGGAGACGCCCCAGAGGGCGACAAGCCTAGCGACGACCTCCCGGAGGGTGAGGATGCCAAGGACACCGTGGGTGATGCCACcaaagacggcgaggaggccggcgaggctgcccAAGACAAGGTCGGGGATACGGTTGAGGAGGCtgacgacaaggccaaggaggctgGAGAAGAGGCCGGCGaaaaggccgacgaggccgccgaggaggcacCCATCGACTTTTCCGTCCTCAAGGGCACCAAGGTCAACAAGGCCGGAAACCTTGTCAACGACAAGGGCGACATCATTGGACGCCTgtccgagggcgacgccaagaagctgcagggcaagacggccgacgaaGAGGGCAACATCTGGAACGAGTCGGGCAAGATCGTCGGCAAGGCGGAGCCCATCCCGGACAGCGAGCGCGAGAGCTCCAACAAGTCGTTTGCGCCTTTTGAGAACTtccccgacgccgtcgtcgaggcggacgggcgcGTCACGTCTGAAGGGCGCCAGGTCGGCACtgtggtcgagggcgacccCAAGCGCCTCAAGGGCAGCaaggtggacgaggacggcgacatcCTGGACCGCCGCGGCAACGTGGTcggcaaggccgaggcctgggacgagcccgagcccgagcctgAGGAGCCGGAGGCGGTCGTCGAccgctcgctgctggccggcaagCGCGTCAACAAGGCCGGCAACGTGGTCGACTCCAACGGCACCATcttcggccgcgtcgtcgagggcaacgTCGCGTCGCTGGTCGGCCGCATGTGCGACAAGGAGGGGAACATCATGAGCGAGTCGGGCGACAAGATTGGcaaggccgagctggtgcccgagggcgagcgcgaaGGCTCCAAGGACGGGCCCTTTGCCGAGCTCAAGGGCTGCACCGTcaccaaggacggcaaggtgGTGACGTCGTTGGGCGAGGTGGTCGGGCGGCTGACGtcgggcgacggcaaggcgctgTACGGGCgctccgtcgacgaggacggcgacgtcgtcgacaagaACGGCAACGTGGTGGGCAAGGCGGAGCGGTGGGAGGAGCCCGAGGTCGAGAAGCGGCGCGACCCCCTGGCTGGCCGCAAGGTCAACCGCGAGGGcaacgtgctcgacgacgacggccacatCATCGGCAAGCTGACGAGCGGCGATGTCAGCATCTGCTCGGGCAaggaggtcgacgacgacggtgacgtgGTCAACTCCAAGGGCAACACCGTCGGCCACGTCAccctgctcgaggacattCCCGGCGAGTCCGAGGAGGACAGGGAGAAGCGCGAGCAGGCTGAAAAGGACCGCAAGCTCGCggggcagctggcgggcgccaTCGAGCAGTCGCTCGAGAAGATCCGGCCCATCCTGCGCATGATCACCGACAaggtcgacaaggccgagcGCACCGACAaagaggagctcgacgaggagcagctggtGCGCGAGGTCAAGCCGCTcatcgaggagggcggcaagaTCCTGACCGAGGCCAACGGCATGATCCGCGGCATGGACCCGGACGGCCGCATCCAGCGCCAGGCTAAGCACAAGTCGGCCACCAAGGACGCGAGCCCCGAGGAGCACCACCTGGCCGACGTGCTCAAGGAGGTATGTCgtcttctccctccctcctccccctcccccccagtCTGTATACGTCGTGCGTGCAACAAGAGGCATCCGAATCACCCTGAGGCTAACAAACCCACCTGCAAACACAGCTCACCGGGACCGTCACCCAGACCATCGACAACGCCAAGCGCAAAATCGACGGCATGCCGCACGCAAAGAAGGAGCTCAACCCGCTCTGGGGCCTCCTCTCCGAGCCCCTCTTCCagatcctcgccgccgtcggcctgctgctcaacggcgtcctcggcctcgtcggcaagcTCCTCAGCGGCCTggggctcggcgggctcgtcgacggcctgctcggcAGCCTGGGGCTCAACAAGATTctcgacgggctcggcctcggcagcgccCTCAACGCCCTGACCGGCAAGAAGGACAAGCCCAAgaaatgatgatgatgactACACAGGTCCTCTCTctcgtctctctctccccccccccccgggacGTCTCTGTTTCTTTCCAATGGGTTGCTAGTTGTGCACAGCTGGTATTGATGACCTCTTTTGTCTTCTTCTCTCATGTACGATGGATGGAATGGGTTTTGCGGGAACTTTGGTGTATCAattgctttgctttgctttgcttgcttgtttgTTTAGCTACCTTTGGTTTTACTTACTTGGTAGTAGTATAGTTCAAATGGGGATTTTTCTTTCCCATAGCACTTCTTGCTTGCTTTGTGCCGTCCCTCCCAGCCGACGGGCGGCACGGACCTGCTTTGCTTCTTCGTGACAACACATCcattccctcccccctcgcgGGGCCATTTCTATAGTACAACGCACGCGCGAAGCAAAGcaatacatacatactatACTCCTCGGGGAGGTTCATGCGTGTGCCAGATCTTGGTCTTGGCCTTGGGACCTTGGACGGCAATCTGCGTCAAGACCGCtcgcgagagagagaaaaagagagagagagacatcGACAGTTCGTCGACGTGCAGGCGGCATCTGCACAATCACCGGCGACGTCCCCAATCGACGGACACGGACCACCGGGAGGTTCCATTGAAAAATTgagaccaccaccgcagTCAAAACGGCACCATAAACACGACAGTAAACAAGACGTGAAAGCGTACGCAGTTTTGGTTGTGAGGATGTCTTTCATGTACCTATTATTCCTCGACAAAAAAAGTTCGTCGCCACACCCCGCCCAGCTCAACTCGATGGCATATCCAACCCCTAGGCCTCCTTTCTCTTCGTCCCATGAGTCAATGGCTCCATATTCACAGGTAGTAGAATACAACAACACCGGCATTATGTCCAGTTCAAGACCCCCACCCCGCCTCtgctctccccctcccccttcccttccctccaGGGGTTCGCGGAGACAACAAGAGAACCAATCCGTGGGGTTTATTTACAGAGCgaggacggcagcgacgagaccgacgacggcggcaggggcagcagTCAGCATGGGCGCGAGACCGGTCGACGTGGAtgagccgccgctggccgtgTTGGTTccagacgcgccgccgctccgggtggccgtggcgccggtgccgctggCAGAGGAGCCGCCAGAGCCGCCCGAGCCGCCCGAGGTCTGGGAGGCGTCGgagccgctcgaggaggagccgccgtTGTTGTCAGAGCCGGAACCGCCAGAGCCGCCGGTGGCCTTGGGGGTGCCGACCGACGAGACGTAGTAGTTGTCTTTGATGCACTTCTGCGTGCACTCTGTGTACTTATCGGTTTCGGCTTTGGTGCCATTACCCTGGGGGCAGTTGGCAACGCACTTGTTGGTGGCGTTGACCTGGTCCTTGTCGGGGGACGGGACGGTGATGCAGTGCGACTGgcagtcgacgtcgccagGCTTGCaggcggccaggcaggcagcggcCGACGACTGGGCAGGCGAGATGGACTgcgtgggcgtggcggccgtggcggtggtgtcgctctgggccgaggcgacgagggcgagagcgccAGACAGGATGACGGTAGCGAAGCGCATGTTTACGGCAGCTCGAATGATGCGAGATTAAAACAAAGGTTCTTGTGAAACGGTAGCGAATGTGAACGTGAAGATAACGAGAGACAGTCACAGCTTGCGGAGAAGAAaaggggaagagggaggCAACTAGGTCCACGAACTGGACGCGCCGGGCTCGTGCCTCTTTATgagccagcagctcctccgcgccAGGGGGGAGGCGTCGCAGCTCCGACCAACAAACTCAGGCGAGGCAAGGGTACGGCGGGATGGGGCGATGTGACGGGGGGAATCCATCCCATCCGTGCCGGCATGGGGGGGCACCAACACAAGCAGGCCTAGGCCGCAGCTTTTGCTTCACAGACACAAGCACGGCAGACAAGAGCcaggccaagccaagccaaacAAAACATGGGGGCCCGAGTTGCCGAGCCCCCCAAGTGGCCTGCTTGTCTCGCAGGCCGTCCGAATGCAATCGTCGTCATGCTCTCATGCGGCTTCCATCGTCGGCGAATCCCTGGATGCCCTCCGTGCCATCATCGCTTGATGAGCGACAACacgacagggcagggcagagcagggcAGAGGGTGCGGCTTCGTGTCTCATGTCGGTGACTGGCGCAGATCGGAGCAGCTACTGCGGAGTAGTACTAACGTTAttagtactacgtactacggAGTACTACCAGGTAGTAACTGGGTGGCAGCAGCGTCCGGAGAAGCGCCCAGTGAGAGTGTTCAGGGCCGACGAGGGGAGGGCGAAATTGCGCGCGTAGCGCCACGATCCAGCTAGCCGTGCCATCATACCTTGTTCTCgtccagggcgggcggcggcttgtggcgagagggcgggcggccagacAAAGGCCAAAGTCAATTCGGCCGCCTTGCACATCTTGTGCCTGTCCCGGCCGAGCCTTTGCACCACGAATATCATCGCCCCCGTACCGTGTCATGGGCAACTTGCAAGCGTCCAAGTGTGGTCAGGCAGATCTATCTGGCCAAGAAACCCTCGTGTTTGGTGGAGGAACGTCCCCACCATGCTTGACGCCCCCCGGCCcttgtccccccccccctgtgTGTTGCTTTTTTATCCTCCTCCCTTCCTTGTTTGCAGGGCTGTGGCTTCCAGCTCGGGTGGTCGCTGCGGGCCATGGCATCCGTCTTTTGTGGGCTCGGGCGCGGCCAAAGACCCATCGGTTCGAGTGGACGGACATCTTGGCCCTCTTGGCCCTGAGTATTACAATGTCTCAGCCACGGCGTTGGAGCAAGACAGCCGTCTTGTGTTGTGTTATGTTGTGTTGTGttgacggggaggggggaggcgagGGGAGCTCGTCCTGCCTCATGTTTACCATGGCCAGGGCTCCCTCTAGTCCAGACGTCCGTTGCTGCGACAGCGCCATTCCAAGAAGAGATGCGGGACTCACGAGCAGGCGACTGACGAGGGGACCGGGCGGTGGGGGCATGCGTGCGAGGGTCGCAGGTgcaggcgagcgagcacggATCTCAAGGGGACGCGGACGGAGAACATGGGGCCGTGGCGACAGCGTGCACACCATGGCCAATGCCTCCATCAGACCGTtgttgaggaggaggacatggaggagcgtggtggtggggagATGAGAAAGAGGACAAGCCTGTGAGAAACGaggcagggggggagggagaagagaagagagtgtgtgtgatGGAGTGGGAGCGCCGCCTCTTGTTGCATGGACTCCATAGCAAAGTACCAATATACGCTGTACAATTTGATTGCAGCATGAAAGGTGCGCGGGTCGTGTAACGACATTATGTGTACTGTACGTGACGTCCTCGTACTGGCTACTCATAGTGCGTAGTGCTTTCTGTCtctgcgtgcgtgtgtgtgtgtgtgtgtgtgtgtgtgtgtgtgaccttgccgccgaggaatACGAGGTGCGAGTCGCGACTGAGcacgggcggccggccaggttTTGCCAGGTATACTGTACCCTGACTGAAAGTCAAGGTAGGCACAGCAGGTTATCAGTAGGATGGTAGGTAGGTGCCGTCCGTCACGCTTGCCACGGCAGTCGCGTCTTGTCACGGTTCTCCCTACCAGTACCAGATGCAGGGGTCATTGGACACAATGGACAGCCGCAGCGGGGGAAATCCCGGGTGCCATCTCctcctgccttgccttggaGGCGTCCAGGCCAATTCACTCCACTCCACTCCATCCCAACAGCTCGACGGGGCCAGCAAACTTTTTGCctcctactactactgtGCAACTTGAATACTACAGTACCTCTCACAAACGTTACTAaattcattcattcattctcCCGGTCGCGTGCCCTCGACGCAATCGGGACAGTGCTGACCAGGCATGGCTGCCGGTCGGTTGCCGATGCCCGCCTATCAACCTCGCCTCCGTCCCCAAGTTAGTACCTGCTGATGCATGCCAGCATGGGGTTGATTGGCTCTTGGCCAGGCCCGCCTTGATGCGCCAAAGGAGCACAGCAGCCAACTTGCCAAGTGAAGCCCGATGCTTGTGAAGCACCATGGAGCAATGaccgttgtcgtcgttgggaCGAGGGCAATGGAACGGCGACAAACGTCGTGTTCGCACTTCAGAGATCAAAGACAGCCATCATGTGACAGATGGCCACGCAGAACAAGACCCCCCGGCTCCCTGCATATTCGttcgagacgccgccgccgccgctgctcagCCCGCGCAGCACCCGACCAGGGTCGCAGTCGGAGGAACCTGAGTCGGGCGCCTGCGCCATGTGATGCCGCACCAATATTGATGTATATTAATAAGTCATTGTTATATTGGACGGTCATGCCTGGGCAACCTGGGCGGCGGTTCGCGGCACAGGTtctggcggccgtcgcctggcGCCCTGATGGAATGAAGCATGACCCAAGACGGAGGCAAAagcgtcaccaccaccaccaccactactactactacaactACGTACTACACGTCGCTGGCTGGTATGCAAGGGACTTTCGATTAGAAAACGTTTCCGTCTCGTCCCCGTCTCGCCATGGGCCTCGGCGAACCATTGGCCTGTGTCTTCGCGCACGTTGTCCTGCGTGCGGCTCTCGTTGTCTGGCAACACTGTGTAAGTACTACCTTACGTATAACTAAGTACCTAAAGACTGGGAGGGAGTActgaggcgggcgaggtaCTGTGGGCGAGAGCGTGGCGAGACACTTGACGCAATCCGTGTTCAAAGAACCGAAAGGACTGCACGAAACGAACAAGGACTGCACAGAACAATATGCATACTCCAACACTCGCCCAACagcggctgtcgtcgcctcgtcgtgccAGCAGTAACTCAACGTTAGTACGACCAAAAGCTCCTTGTCTCCTCCTGTAAGATGCGCTCCGCCGCTGGTTGGCAGGCGTCTGGAGCAGGCAGCCCCACTATCGTCAATCgaacctcacctcacctcatcACAGCTTTTTTGGCGCCAATAACGTCTGCTTCATTTGCCCACTCTCAAACGTCCCTCTCGCCGTCTCACCTCCCCCTTTTCGTGTCGTGCatacgtactactactactactactactactgcgtAAGGTAGTAAGTAGACTCATAGCGGCCCGTTCCGGCAGTCGGCGCGCCCTGAGACGATCGGGGCCCAAACAAAAGCAAAACAAAAtggcctccacctcctcctctcaAGAAGCGCCAGCCCAGgacaagcgccgccgcgtcgacgccgaccccgatgctgccgccgccaacccggACCGTCTCATCACGTCGGCCGACCCGGAGCACCCCGCCAACCTCATCCCCTCTCTCTGCGCCAAGTTCTGGACCCTTGGCTGGGTCACcggcactggcggcggctgctccaTCCGCGATGGGTGCGTGCTGAGATACACCTCGCATCTCATCCCattccccctcccccaatCATCCCGTCCCATGGGCTAACACGCTGTCTCGCCCAACCTCCCCCAGCGACCTCGTCTACATCGCCCCCTCGGGCGTCCAAAAGGAGCTCATGAAGAACACGGACATCTAcgtcctctccctctccgcccAGCGGGACCCGACCTTCCGGCAGCGCACCTACCTGCGCTCCCCGCCGTGCTACAAGCCCTCGCAGTGCAcgcccctcttcctcgccgccttcacccgccgcggcgccggctgctgcatccACACGCACTCGCAGTGGGCCGTCCTCGTaaccctcctcctcgagcagcagcagcagcagcagcagcagcagcagcagcaaggcggcgccggcggcgccggcagtggtggtagtggtagtggtagtggtggtggtggtgggggaaGAAATGTCTTCGAAATCAACAACCTGGAACAGATCAAGGGCTTCGGCAGGGGCCCCTCCAAGCAGGGCAACCTCGGCTACCACGACACCCTGCGCATCCCCGTCATTGAGAACACGCCCCACGAGGAGGACCTCACCGAGtacctcgaggccgccatggagGAGTTCCCCGACACGTACGCCGTGCTCGTCCGTCGGCACGGCGTCTACGTCTGGGGCGACAACGTCCACAAGGCCAAGACGCAGTGCGAGAGGTGAGTCGCGAGAGAGAgcccccagccagccagccagccagcccttgAACAGCTACAGCAGCAAGCAGTGAGCTGCATAGATGCAAATGCGTAGTTCTCCGAACCTTTCAGCTGACTGTACATGTTTACCTCTCGGGGAACAGTCTCGACTATCTCTTCCAGCTGGCTGTAGAGATGAGGAAGCTTGGCATATCCTGGATCAGCGATATCCCGCGCATTGCTCCAGACCGTCCATAGACAAACGGGGGATATTAACCATGAAACATGAAAGAGTTGAAAAAGGAGACCAAAAAATAGATATCAACTACCTCGGAGCAGGCGTTGCGCGGGGCAGAGGAGCGAGAGCTTGGGTCGTGTTGTATAAGGCTGCGCATGGTTTCAGCAAGCCCAGCCCAGGAAGCCCAGTTGTGCACACGGGGGATACGTTTCAAGAGCACGTCTTCATGGTGGTGTATTCCTCGTAGTCTACAGCTCGTCTCTGACATGTGGTTCGCCACCCGGAGCAGGCACCGGCGTCTCCGTTTCCTCCCACATGCGCTTCTTTGGGTTCCGCGGCTGgtcttcctcgtcggggAGAGACCCCAGCTCATCCGCCTCTCTCGCGGCGTCAATGATCTTGCCCACCTGCTCCACCATGGAATCCGGGTCCGCCTCCTTGTCAGCCCGCCGCTCACTCTCGCGTCCCACCCCGGCCGTCGGCAGGTCCTCGTCcggcaggccctcgacgggcggcagcccctcccggccgtcgggcccgacctgctgcgccctgcccgactcgcccgcgccgcccttgccctgcAGGACGGCGCTCCCGGCCCTGCTCCCCACGCCGAACAGGacgcgcagcggcagccagaCTAGCCACCACATGGGCCCGTAGAGCAGGCGGCGGAAGACGAGCCACGTGCCCGTCGCGAGCAGCATGTACATGCTCGTCTGGAGGTACCACGTGTCGCTCTTCTGCGAGCGTAGCAGCGCGCCCAGTAGGTCGCGTGAGCGCGCGAGCATGCCCTCGAGCGACGCGTACGACTCGCCcagctgccgcagcgccgccgacgactcctcgagcgtctggTGCGCGAACTCGCTGCgcgccagctccgccgcgaTCAGGTCGTGcgtgcggcgcagcgcgtccgTCACGTTGCTGCTCGCGCCCACCGTCTGCTGGTCTTGCTCGGAGAGGCTCGA belongs to Purpureocillium takamizusanense chromosome 1, complete sequence and includes:
- a CDS encoding uncharacterized protein (COG:S~EggNog:ENOG503NUWW~TransMembrane:1 (o912-930i)), which produces MPVTKNKEAETQVPTPAEEKKQSQVSAPDTSGADPQSVPRSAAAGVVNKKGEIVDESGKAIGKVSDSKDLQSLVGSSVTASGDVVNDSGDVLGKASLDSEYTTQATEDAKETTGGWNVLGKAKGAAQTVSSLSGGGQGGDDAEKTKPSSGGGKDTPSESVKDEAGKATESVKDDASKTAESVDDKVPPPVQLRDDEASPADAASAGKKTKEEKETVLGDDTPAEKVGQDDLTEQAPQPIDESIEGTTEDASKTAGDKTEQIKDTMEETKATTEGAAEDAKATTADAAEETKDTADDAADKAKEPTDDAQDAGKDITDKGDDAGKDITDKAEDAGKDAGDAPEGDKPSDDLPEGEDAKDTVGDATKDGEEAGEAAQDKVGDTVEEADDKAKEAGEEAGEKADEAAEEAPIDFSVLKGTKVNKAGNLVNDKGDIIGRLSEGDAKKLQGKTADEEGNIWNESGKIVGKAEPIPDSERESSNKSFAPFENFPDAVVEADGRVTSEGRQVGTVVEGDPKRLKGSKVDEDGDILDRRGNVVGKAEAWDEPEPEPEEPEAVVDRSLLAGKRVNKAGNVVDSNGTIFGRVVEGNVASLVGRMCDKEGNIMSESGDKIGKAELVPEGEREGSKDGPFAELKGCTVTKDGKVVTSLGEVVGRLTSGDGKALYGRSVDEDGDVVDKNGNVVGKAERWEEPEVEKRRDPLAGRKVNREGNVLDDDGHIIGKLTSGDVSICSGKEVDDDGDVVNSKGNTVGHVTLLEDIPGESEEDREKREQAEKDRKLAGQLAGAIEQSLEKIRPILRMITDKVDKAERTDKEELDEEQLVREVKPLIEEGGKILTEANGMIRGMDPDGRIQRQAKHKSATKDASPEEHHLADVLKELTGTVTQTIDNAKRKIDGMPHAKKELNPLWGLLSEPLFQILAAVGLLLNGVLGLVGKLLSGLGLGGLVDGLLGSLGLNKILDGLGLGSALNALTGKKDKPKK
- the MDE1 gene encoding Methylthioribulose 1-phosphate dehydratase (EggNog:ENOG503NV09~COG:E), with translation MASTSSSQEAPAQDKRRRVDADPDAAAANPDRLITSADPEHPANLIPSLCAKFWTLGWVTGTGGGCSIRDGDLVYIAPSGVQKELMKNTDIYVLSLSAQRDPTFRQRTYLRSPPCYKPSQCTPLFLAAFTRRGAGCCIHTHSQWAVLVTLLLEQQQQQQQQQQQQGGAGGAGSGGSGSGSGGGGGGRNVFEINNLEQIKGFGRGPSKQGNLGYHDTLRIPVIENTPHEEDLTEYLEAAMEEFPDTYAVLVRRHGVYVWGDNVHKAKTQCESLDYLFQLAVEMRKLGISWISDIPRIAPDRP
- the MDE1 gene encoding Methylthioribulose 1-phosphate dehydratase (EggNog:ENOG503NV09~COG:E), with protein sequence MKNTDIYVLSLSAQRDPTFRQRTYLRSPPCYKPSQCTPLFLAAFTRRGAGCCIHTHSQWAVLVTLLLEQQQQQQQQQQQQGGAGGAGSGGSGSGSGGGGGGRNVFEINNLEQIKGFGRGPSKQGNLGYHDTLRIPVIENTPHEEDLTEYLEAAMEEFPDTYAVLVRRHGVYVWGDNVHKAKTQCESLDYLFQLAVEMRKLGISWISDIPRIAPDRP
- the SEC20 gene encoding Protein transport protein sec20 (TransMembrane:1 (o257-275i)~EggNog:ENOG503NXYN~COG:U); the encoded protein is MSLERLQERLTALQETTSQLRDLIDRLAGLKFQPGSVPLGTDEEDSPSGELSAEIGQILRGGLEEQELLREEARFARPDGHDKTRLTEGVERLGGELASCRAAFRRARLAAKKSLEEAQRRERRLLIESFSVPVSEAASPTGTPSSDDAAAPGAHAQLRSALRHHQHHHHSQHLKSSLSEQDQQTVGASSNVTDALRRTHDLIAAELARSEFAHQTLEESSAALRQLGESYASLEGMLARSRDLLGALLRSQKSDTWYLQTSMYMLLATGTWLVFRRLLYGPMWWLVWLPLRVLFGVGSRAGSAVLQGKGGAGESGRAQQVGPDGREGLPPVEGLPDEDLPTAGVGRESERRADKEADPDSMVEQVGKIIDAAREADELGSLPDEEDQPRNPKKRMWEETETPVPAPGGEPHVRDEL
- a CDS encoding uncharacterized protein (EggNog:ENOG503P6FE~SECRETED:SignalP(1-18~SECRETED:cutsite=ASA-QS~SECRETED:prob=0.5298)), with the protein product MRFATVILSGALALVASAQSDTTATAATPTQSISPAQSSAAACLAACKPGDVDCQSHCITVPSPDKDQVNATNKCVANCPQGNGTKAETDKYTECTQKCIKDNYYVSSVGTPKATGGSGGSGSDNNGGSSSSGSDASQTSGGSGGSGGSSASGTGATATRSGGASGTNTASGGSSTSTGLAPMLTAAPAAVVGLVAAVLAL